In bacterium, the genomic stretch CTTGTGGCTATGGAGATAAACATCAGACCGCAAGTAACTGCAGCTAATATCGACTCCATAATATAACGTACAATCGCTGTGCCTAACCCTATGGGTGAGCCGTCCGCTTTGACTATTTTCAGTCCCAAAGCCATCTTGCCCAAAGTTGCACCCTTGGCAGTGTTCATGCCTATGAAGTAGATAATGTTAATAAGGTTGCTAATCCAAACACCATTTGCACCCCCATTCAGCGCCTCCAGCATTGCCTTCGTGTTCTGCTCACCCGACATTGAGCCGGTTGGTTCCGTTGTTCCGCCGGTCAACATGCCGATGATATAGGCGACAAAAACCAGCAAAACTGCGTCAATAAAGTATGCGGCAAAGCGAAGACCAAACCCAGCATAATCCATTACCATCGGATAAGCGGGAGTGGGCGGAAAAACGGGATCTGCAGGCTGCTCAATGACCGGAACAGCAGAGCTTTGGCTGCTGG encodes the following:
- a CDS encoding RDD family protein — protein: MKCPKCGYENKGSTSTCVQCYFDLGSDRVPVNTPIQRTTNKKTPSQLPSVTQDASLSSPLPDSNQGQSSSQSSAVPVIEQPADPVFPPTPAYPMVMDYAGFGLRFAAYFIDAVLLVFVAYIIGMLTGGTTEPTGSMSGEQNTKAMLEALNGGANGVWISNLINIIYFIGMNTAKGATLGKMALGLKIVKADGSPIGLGTAIVRYIMESILAAVTCGLMFISIATSPTKQGWHDRIAGTVVIRSR